DNA from Aerosakkonema funiforme FACHB-1375:
GGGAGAAAATGTTTGTAGATGAAGTTTTGCGTATAGATTACAAAAGAATATAATTAATTTTTGTATTATTATGTAGTATAAGGTTGAGGGAGATCGGCTATTGTTTTGATAATAAGGGTAAATAAGATATTTAATTATAGCATAAAAAGGTAGTTTTATGATGGAAAAGCAGATTCACAAATACCCGCGCACTCACCACATAGAAGGTTCGCGATCGCAACCGGGAGATGAGGATTTAGATAGCGTACCTTTTAGCGCGATCGCTAACAAATATGTCGTCATTGAAGAAAAAGTCGATGGCGCAAATGCTGCCATTAGTTTTACTTCCGACGGTCAAATGCGATTGCAAAGTCGAGGGCATTATCTCACAGGAGGAGAACGAGAAAAACATTTTAATTTATTCAAGCAATGGGCTTACAGTCACGCGGCAGCTTTTTGGGAAGTACTGGGCGATCGCTATATTTTATATGGCGAATGGCTATATGCCAAACACACAGTTTTTTACGATTACTTACCCCACTATTTTCTAGAGTATGATGTGCTAGATATCGAACAAAACCAATTTCTCAGCACTCAGAGTCGAAAGCAACTACTTTCAGGACTGCCGCTAGTTTCAGTACCAGTTTTATTTGCGGGTAAAATCCAGTCTTACAAGCAAATGACCGGATTGCTGCACAACTCCCATTTTATTCAACCAGGACACTTAGAAAGACTGCGGTTATGCTGTCAGGAAAAAGGATTGGATGTGGAGCGATCGCTCAACCAAACCGATGCCAGTACTCTCATGGAGGGATTATACATCAAAGTAGAAGAAGACACAATAGTTACTGACCGTTATAAATACGTGCGTGCCAGCTTTTTAACCACGATATTGCAATCAGAGGGTCATTGGTTAAATCGTCCCATTATCCCAAATCAACTCCGTCCCGACATAGACTTATTTGCATTATGAATTCCTCCCAACTTTTATCGCCATCTTGGACATTTCCCCACTGTCCCGCATCGCCAAACTGGTCGATCGATTGGTCAGCACTTCAGGCAGAATTTGATTGGCTGCAATCTCTGCAAAACTGTCCCCAAGACCCGCGTTACCATGCAGAAGGAGATGTTCTCACCCACACGCGCTTAGTTTGCGAAGCGTTAGTTTCCTTACCGGCTTGGCGAGAATTACCAGCTACAGAACGTGCTGTTTTATTTGCAGCCGCTTTACTGCACGATATTGCCAAACCGACTGCTACTATTATAGAAGAAGATGGCAGCATCACATCAA
Protein-coding regions in this window:
- a CDS encoding RNA ligase family protein, with translation MEKQIHKYPRTHHIEGSRSQPGDEDLDSVPFSAIANKYVVIEEKVDGANAAISFTSDGQMRLQSRGHYLTGGEREKHFNLFKQWAYSHAAAFWEVLGDRYILYGEWLYAKHTVFYDYLPHYFLEYDVLDIEQNQFLSTQSRKQLLSGLPLVSVPVLFAGKIQSYKQMTGLLHNSHFIQPGHLERLRLCCQEKGLDVERSLNQTDASTLMEGLYIKVEEDTIVTDRYKYVRASFLTTILQSEGHWLNRPIIPNQLRPDIDLFAL